In a single window of the Micromonospora sp. WMMD1155 genome:
- a CDS encoding DUF87 domain-containing protein, with the protein MTPLHALSPTPAPSPSGPGAGVIAPPSAPTRWVLHAAEWAVDRPWLLGVAAALLIAYVAGRNLVDGWRHRRHADGARLVTIAPPPEVDPHSAAALWANLHGTLTPSRRRRLLYGSPHVVWQYTWTGRQLLISIWVPGSVPQGAVEAAVRAAWPGAACTTDDQASPPIPLHVPAAVGGHLLPTAAEWLPFETDHDNDPLRALMSAGSQLKPDEYACVQVLARPATPRRAARARRAAGRLRDGKTAVPAINPAAPLLWLIEAFLPGRTATSRSGSQPASRRDPGVERDVRAILDKTAHPLWTIGIRYAIAKNNHRGGSRPEARLRGVADAVASSFAVYAGRNRLAHRARMAQPVAVLATRRLGSGFLASTPELAVLAALPRDLAVPGLDRARAKSMPAPVAVPTGGRGMKVLGDAEVGGHAVALSVADARYHLHVVGSTGSGKTTLLVNMAVEDIKAGRGTVVIDPHGDMVLDILDRLPASAAGRVVLFDPDQPNPPTLNPLSGTDPDLVVDNLVSIFGNIFAKAWGPRMDDVMRVACLTLLRHANVTLQHIPPLLNSAQFRSAMTVGLDDPAGLSGFWQWYDDLNPALRSQVIGPVLARLRAFLLRDFVKRTMRYPQSSFDMGKVLDGGALLVRIPKGQLGEDTSKLLGSLVLAQVWQAATARAAVPADKRRDATLIIDECQNFLTLANSLDSMLAEARKYRLSMVLAHQDLAQFPKDLLAAASANARNKLYFSVAPEDARVLARHTLPELDEHDLTHLDAYTAVGRLVVGGRQTPAFTLRTRPPKPVVGEATAIRQAAAQAVPAQDTSAIDDLVDRFSARPDDNRRSRGKSGPKANA; encoded by the coding sequence GTGACACCACTGCATGCCCTGTCGCCGACGCCGGCGCCCAGTCCTTCCGGGCCGGGCGCCGGGGTCATTGCCCCGCCGAGCGCGCCCACTCGGTGGGTTCTGCACGCCGCGGAGTGGGCGGTGGACCGGCCGTGGCTGCTCGGCGTCGCCGCCGCCCTGCTCATCGCCTATGTCGCCGGGCGCAACCTGGTCGACGGGTGGCGGCACCGCCGCCACGCCGACGGCGCCCGCCTCGTCACGATCGCACCACCGCCGGAGGTCGACCCGCACAGCGCCGCCGCGCTGTGGGCGAACCTGCACGGCACCCTCACCCCCTCACGCCGGCGCCGGCTGCTGTACGGCAGCCCGCACGTGGTGTGGCAGTACACCTGGACCGGCCGGCAACTGCTCATCTCGATCTGGGTGCCCGGCAGCGTCCCGCAGGGGGCGGTGGAGGCCGCCGTCCGGGCCGCCTGGCCCGGCGCCGCCTGCACCACCGACGACCAGGCATCACCGCCGATCCCGCTCCACGTGCCGGCCGCCGTCGGCGGGCACCTGCTGCCGACCGCGGCCGAGTGGCTGCCTTTCGAAACCGACCACGACAACGACCCGCTCCGAGCACTCATGTCGGCCGGGTCGCAGCTCAAACCGGACGAGTACGCCTGCGTGCAGGTCCTCGCCCGCCCCGCCACCCCCCGCCGCGCCGCACGAGCCCGCCGCGCCGCCGGCCGGCTCCGCGACGGCAAGACGGCCGTACCGGCAATCAACCCCGCCGCGCCGCTCCTGTGGCTCATCGAGGCGTTCCTTCCCGGCCGCACCGCCACCTCCCGGAGCGGTAGCCAGCCGGCCAGCCGCCGAGACCCCGGCGTGGAGCGCGACGTGCGGGCGATCCTCGACAAGACCGCCCACCCGCTGTGGACGATCGGCATCCGCTACGCCATCGCGAAGAACAACCACCGCGGCGGGTCCCGGCCGGAGGCCAGGCTGCGCGGTGTCGCGGACGCGGTCGCCTCGTCGTTCGCCGTCTACGCGGGCCGCAACCGGCTCGCCCACCGGGCGCGGATGGCGCAACCGGTGGCCGTGCTGGCCACACGGCGGCTCGGATCCGGGTTCCTGGCCTCCACCCCCGAGCTGGCCGTCCTCGCGGCGCTGCCGCGGGATCTGGCCGTGCCGGGGTTGGATCGGGCGCGAGCGAAGTCCATGCCCGCCCCGGTGGCGGTGCCGACCGGCGGCCGCGGGATGAAGGTCCTCGGTGACGCCGAAGTTGGTGGCCACGCGGTGGCCCTGTCCGTCGCCGATGCGAGGTATCACCTGCATGTGGTCGGATCGACGGGCTCCGGGAAGACCACCCTCCTGGTCAACATGGCCGTCGAGGACATCAAAGCCGGCCGGGGCACCGTGGTCATCGACCCACACGGCGACATGGTCCTCGACATCCTCGACCGGCTCCCCGCCAGCGCCGCCGGCCGAGTGGTGCTGTTCGACCCCGACCAGCCCAACCCGCCCACCCTCAACCCGCTGTCCGGCACCGACCCAGACCTGGTCGTCGACAACCTCGTCAGCATCTTCGGGAACATCTTCGCGAAGGCGTGGGGGCCGCGGATGGACGACGTCATGCGGGTGGCCTGCCTGACCCTGCTGCGGCACGCCAACGTCACCCTCCAGCACATCCCACCCCTGCTCAACTCGGCGCAGTTCCGGTCGGCGATGACCGTCGGCCTGGACGACCCGGCCGGCCTGTCCGGGTTCTGGCAGTGGTACGACGACCTCAACCCCGCCCTGCGCTCCCAGGTCATCGGCCCCGTCCTGGCCCGCCTGCGGGCGTTCCTCCTGCGCGACTTCGTCAAGCGCACCATGCGCTACCCCCAGTCCAGCTTCGACATGGGCAAAGTCCTCGACGGTGGGGCGCTGCTGGTGCGCATCCCAAAGGGGCAGTTGGGCGAGGACACCAGCAAGCTGCTCGGCTCCCTCGTGTTGGCGCAGGTCTGGCAGGCCGCGACCGCCCGCGCCGCCGTTCCGGCGGACAAACGCCGCGACGCCACGTTGATCATCGACGAGTGTCAGAACTTCCTTACCCTCGCCAACTCCCTCGATTCGATGTTGGCGGAGGCGCGGAAGTACCGGCTGTCAATGGTCCTCGCGCACCAGGACCTGGCCCAGTTCCCGAAGGACCTCCTGGCAGCGGCGTCGGCGAACGCCCGTAACAAGCTGTACTTTTCTGTCGCCCCGGAGGACGCCCGCGTGCTGGCCCGGCATACCCTGCCCGAGCTCGATGAGCACGACCTGACGCACCTGGACGCCTACACCGCTGTCGGGCGGCTCGTCGTGGGTGGGCGGCAGACGCCGGCGTTCACCCTCAGGACCCGGCCACCGAAGCCGGTCGTGGGCGAGGCGACGGCGATCCGGCAGGCCGCGGCACAGGCGGTGCCGGCGCAGGACACCAGCGCGATCGACGACCTCGTCGACCGGTTTTCGGCCCGACCTGACGACAACCGCCGGTCCCGGGGCAAGAGCGGTCCGAAGGCGAACGCCTGA
- a CDS encoding replication-relaxation family protein, whose translation MRWLAEHYVLSTDQITTALFPSRRSARLRLAQLHHMEAVSRFVDVTTGSGQYLYTLGPLGAVVHPTQFNDPNHADARAPRTSIDRTERIIGSRRLPHLLGTNQLFVDLISYARTDGNARLRRWWSEQHTTAAFAAASYAAGSGTGVQPDGHGIWHAGGRTVGFFLEHDNGTEPLGTVLRKLRAYEQLARHGPRYPVLLRVPGRRREQHLLDALAGVPTAMPVATGLHGEHPAGPAWTLTTDPGRRRWLHELPSDHGPDNPATNPHRFPDTDLSGPADPEP comes from the coding sequence TTGCGGTGGCTCGCCGAGCACTACGTGCTGTCCACCGACCAGATCACCACCGCGCTGTTCCCGTCGCGCCGCTCCGCCCGCCTCCGCCTCGCCCAGCTGCACCACATGGAGGCGGTCAGCCGCTTCGTGGACGTCACCACCGGCAGCGGCCAGTACCTCTACACCCTCGGACCGCTCGGCGCCGTGGTCCACCCCACCCAGTTCAACGACCCGAACCACGCCGACGCCCGCGCCCCACGCACCAGCATCGACCGCACCGAACGCATCATCGGCAGCCGCCGCCTGCCCCACCTGCTCGGCACCAACCAGCTGTTCGTCGACCTCATCAGCTACGCCCGCACCGACGGGAACGCCCGGCTGCGCCGGTGGTGGTCCGAGCAGCACACCACCGCCGCCTTCGCCGCCGCCTCCTACGCCGCCGGCAGCGGCACTGGTGTCCAGCCCGACGGGCACGGCATCTGGCACGCCGGAGGGCGCACCGTCGGGTTCTTCCTCGAACACGACAATGGCACCGAACCTCTCGGTACCGTGCTGCGGAAGCTGCGCGCGTACGAGCAGCTCGCCCGCCATGGGCCCCGCTACCCGGTGCTGCTGCGCGTCCCCGGCCGCCGCCGCGAACAGCACCTCCTCGACGCCCTCGCCGGAGTGCCCACCGCCATGCCCGTCGCCACCGGCCTCCACGGCGAGCACCCCGCCGGGCCTGCCTGGACGCTGACCACCGACCCCGGGCGGCGACGCTGGCTGCACGAACTGCCCTCCGACCACGGCCCGGACAACCCGGCCACCAACCCGCACCGCTTCCCCGACACCGACCTCAGCGGCCCCGCCGACCCGGAGCCCTGA